The DNA region ggcAAACTACATAGAATACAtgtatgtagatgtgtgtatagatacatgcatatacaGTAATCTTtttgtgcaaaagccttttaatttcatgtaatcaaaattatccatttatatATTACAATGCTCTCTGTCACTtcttttgtcataaattcttcccttatccatagattcaACAGGTAAGCTATTTCATgttcccttaatttgcttatgatattaccctttaaGTCTAAAACGTGTAcacatttttaccttttcttggTATATGGCATGAGATGTTCTATACCTAATTTTCAccaaactactttccaattttcccagcaattaacttgacttattcttgatgaagccatggtGTGTTTCTTTGTGATGATTACTTCCTTTTCAAGATGTTTATTaacttcttctttaaaaaaaattctaggattttgaaagaaatcagagaaaggatCACTGACCTGTAGTCTATTGAACCTAATCTTTTTCTTGACTCTATTCGTTATAGAAGTAGGCATTCACAAGATAATCAGGAAtgtttattgttcagttattcagtcatgtccaactctttgtgaccttgtaaaccatactgtccatggggttttctgggcaaagatattggagtggtttgctacttctttctccagtggattaaggtaaataaaagttaagtgatttgctcagggccacagacctagtgtctgaggctggatttgaattcagatcttcctgactccaggctcagaggcCTATCCAGTGAGCAACCTAAGGGCCCAACCAGAAATACAGTGCCTTCTAAAAAGGGGGCTTGCTTTCCATTAGTGCTGTAAGAGAGAGTATGAAGTAAAAAGAGCTGGCACAGTAAGGGATTTGTAATAGATTAGAAATTTCAGAGACACAGTGGAAGAGATGGACTGGGTCTGGTAGAACCAAAGTAGATGGGAAAGAGATTATAAGGAAAGGCAGTTGGGGAAGTGATATTTTGCCTCAGCAAAGAGTAATGATCATAGGGATAAGAGTAAGAGTGGAAGGGCATTTTCCTACCATAGAACAAAGGGAGGATTACTTTATTAAACACCCACAAATCCTTTGAGGATGGAATTAGTGTAGGGAGGAAAGGTATAAGCTTAAAAGTTTAGTATAAGTGGTAGAAGTAAGAGACATAGATTTGGACAAAGGGGTTCAAGCGTTCAGGCATCTGGGTTATTATGCAAATCCTCCAGGAGAAACTGAATTCATATTTAGACCTTTGTAACCTCATTTCAAGATTGTAGGGATTAAGGCATATAGACAAGCCATAGAACAAGTATTCAGTTTCCAACTTTTGAGTCTGAGGATACACAGGACCTCTAATACCTTTGGCATCAGTCTAGTAGAAAAaagtagagaaatggaaattcccAAAAGATAACCTCCATTTCTTTGTTACCTCTATTTTTTCGTTTATTACAGTAGGTGAGAGTATATACTAAGGTGGAATAAGCAGAGGTGTCTGCTtatcagattaaaatgaaattaggaaatgtttaacaagatttaaaaataaaacatggataaCAATAATTTGTGTTTTTTAAGCCAATATTCCTGCTTCTTTTAGAGCTTGACACCACTGCTTAGAGGACATTAAGAGACAAGATAAGGCTTAGAATAACTGCTGCCAGGTATGTGATCACAATTCAATAAGGGTAGAACAAAATATTATTACTCTGTACTGAGTGACCAGTTGATATAAGATAACATAAATTTTGGTGACCTCAGTGGCATTCCTTCCTCTTAGCATTGTTCTGTAATGTGAATTGGACTGGAGAAGATGAATGATAGCCTAGGCTTGGATTTCTAAAGTATAAGCAGTGATAACACAAAGTGGTAAgggattaaaaattagaagatatttcatatacatacatatatatatatatatatatatatatatatatatatatatatatatatatatatatatatatatatatatatatataatatgaccAAGTTGAGTTTATGCCAGGATTATAGGtttggttcaacattaggaagattataaaatttaaaaaaaaacattactaataaaataataaagctaCACAATTATATCAATAAAGgctgaaaaggcttttgacaaattCCAACaataatttctattaaaaattctatagaaagcataggaataaatgtacttttccttaatatagtaaaaaaaaaattctctgaatcCTAAAGTTAATATTATATGCAATGGAGAGAAGTTAcaggcctttccaataagaacATAGGTAAATCAAAGatattcattatatatattaCTATTTAAGATAAGAATAGAAACACTAACTATagtaataagacaaaaaaaattgaggggTCAAGCATAGCTACACTATCTTTTTGCCAATGGTATGATGATATACACAGACAGTCAactaaaattcatttaaatgttAACCTCAGGATCGCAGGCTGCAGCCGCGTGGAGTCGGCAGTCGCTGCGTCTCCTCCTCCTGACTCACCGCTGTTCGCTCTCACCGAGGAATAAGTCGGTCAGGAAGCCGCTCCATTGTCATGGCATTCAAAGACACCAGCAAGACCCCTGTGGAGCCCGAAGTGGCCATTCACCGGAACCGTATCACCCTCACCAGCCGCAATGTGAAATCACTCGAGAAAGTGTGTGCTGACCTAATTAgaggagccaaagaaaagaacttgaaagtgAAGGGACGTGTTCGAATGCCCACCAAGACACTTTGGATCACAACTAGAAAAACTCCTTGTGGTGAAGGTTCAAAGACTTGGGATTGGTTCCAGATGAGAATCCACAAAAGCCTTATTGATTTGCACAGTCCTTCTGAAATTGTTAAACAGATCACATCTATCAGCATTGAACCAGGTGTAGAAGTTGAAGTCACCATTGCAGATGCCTAaccaatcatctcttttaataaattgattgcaactaaaaaaaaaatgataacctCAGCAAAGTTATGACATGTTGAATatgcataaatcatcagcattcttaTGCAAAATTAACAAAACCCaccacaaagaattaaaaagagaaattttaatcAAAATAACTTTAGAAGCTATAAATATTTGACAGATAGTCTTTTTCCACCGGCAGGTTGATCCGttgtaattaaaatgacaataatatctaaattaatttacttattcactgctTTATCAATAAAATTcccctcaaatattttatagaccTACAAAAAACACAAAATTCCTTTGTGAGaacaaaaatcaagaatatcaaaagtaATAaactaaaaaaggagaaaagggtggATCAGTacagatttcaaactgtactaCAATGTAATCATCTTCAAAACAACTTGGTACCAATGAAAAAGAGGACAGGTAGGGGGTTTAGCAGCAGAATTGATTCAGTACATAAGATACTGGAGCAAACAAACATGTATAATGCATGACAAACCTAAAAATACCAGTTATGGGTAGAAGGACtgactatttgatttttaaaaatttctgggaaagcTAGACAGCAGAAATGTGATTTAGATAAAAACTTCATACCACATACCAATTTAAGCTCCAAATGGTTACATGACAGATATAAAAAGTATATATGAAAGATATACAAATCTGTAGAGCAGATGAATTTATGAACAGAGAAAGAGATTGTGACTAAATATATGACAAAGGAGATCATATGCGATAAAATGGACAATgttgattatataaaataaaaaaaggggcTTTTCCCCATAAGCAAAGCTAATGTAAACATTAGAGGGGAAAGAGTTAACTGGGAAAGAAAAATCTTAGAAacgagtttctctgataaaagtctcttatccaagatatataagaaattgattcaaatttgtaTGACTAAAAACCTCTgcctaatagataaatggtcaaaaggtatgaacaagtggttttcaaaggaaggaatccaaactatcaacaattatgaaaatgctctaaatcagtggtgtcatgttcaaatagaaatggggaccactaagCCATGTATAAGGATCTCTGAGGCCcgcaaattgacttagaaaactacatattaatattttatatgttctgttttattttaattttgttaaaaacttcccaattacattttaatgtggttagGCTGCAATCAGGAGTATTGTGAGACACAATGCATGTTTGATACTgaagtattaatgtgatcaaagatcttccccacccaatcaataggcctcaggtggggctaggtgggaaagtttgattatatctttgtttgtaagtaggccagCCTctgcttactaggtgctaagcctatttGGTCCTGAAGTCCTCAgggccctaaagggagttgctaagacaagAGCCAATGGtgtgtgcactgagttctagtcaatcatgaattcagccaatcagagacctgaattctagccaatcagatgctggctaagACTGTATATAaaaagagcccagaactgagagcagcagatttgaaagcagcagaattgagaaggaGAACTGagagcagacatcaagaagacattaaGGCAGCAGACACTGACAGAaagccagcatcaagagagactgCAAAGCAGAGAGTACAGAACAAGCattagagaactgagaatccataGAATCCAAGAGActacaaggactctgagaactgcaagggctttcagaactgagGAGAGgatacaggcaagcagacaggattagtgagattgtttatgggaaggcccctagcagggggaaaggttatacgatgacttggttccttgccacaatactgtgttataatttccttgttgctacattgaggtgggcttattggttttggaataaaattactgctctattgaattggggttattggtcttaggattttatcctctggagtctaaataaatgttatacttacttgttgcaacaattcagctagcagctgttgtgggggtgaaagaccaacacaagtccaacaacaagaatgctaccagcacaaattcttttgatctgctttactaaggaaagcaatgttaaggggttaataaacttactttaatccaacatatacatacaaactcacttagttcaggaggaaaagccagcaaccttaACTTCaaagcaagtacaaacaaattacaaacatacacaatataaacagaccaaatcacaatttatagttaccaaaaagcgtcaacatctgggttgatgagccaggagactcttagagtggctgcccagattcccatgccaacactcctccaggagtgagagcctcaagcaaacagttctgttctctctttttatacactctttagctgtcatcaaaggtcatctgagcaaccagaacataggctcctactatttgctctggtcttagaaactccccttagggccctgagggctttgcacccacattggcttagcatctagtaattaggagtttgggcctggggctttgcacctagtaaggctcaataaaagacaattaatttagcattctaaaacagtgaaaaagtcccaacttaattaatattacaatactctgccttctacctagagagtttttcatattttgccattctgaaccatacaggcatgttcatggtcatccttaaggtcatgaatcttgccttactgatacagatacttctgctctaaatcactaatgtttgcagaaatgcatattaaagtaACTTTGAGGTTCTACTTCACCCCAGTAacattggtaaagatgacaagaggaaaatgacaaatgttaaaaGAGTTGTAAGGAAACAAGTACACAAGTGCATTCTTAGAGTTGTGAATTGagccagccattctagaaagcaatttcaaATCATgccaaaaataaaagttattaaactgtgaatATGCTTTAACCTGGTGAAATCACTACTAGTTATGAATTccaagaggtcaaagacaggTAAAGGactcaaatatacaaatatatttactgGACTTCAATGAAGCTGAAGGGAAGAGTgaagttgatgactttgcacagttctgctTCGCTTAAATCCATTTCGTGTAAAAGTCAATACATCACCCACATGATGCCATTGGTTCTCTTTTAAAAGGCAGCATGAACAACAATAGAAGCTATTTTTGTGATAACCAAAACCTGGAAATTAAGGTTTCCACCATTGGGGAATGCTAAGTCAGTCatggtatacaaatataatacaaaactattgtgccataaaaaatgatgaaatttataatttcagaaaaatctgggaagacttttatgaattcatcagagtgaagtaagcagaagtagTTGAACAATTTTTTAATGATGTTATAGAGAAAAACACCTTTGAgagttaagaactctgatcaataaaatgataaaCTATGAGTCCCCtgaaatgaagatgaaacacTCTACTTATCTAATGACTGAGAAGtgacaaaattaaaattcaaataatacaaTGCATTTTTGGATctggctaatgtgaaaatttgcTTTGCTGGGCAATTCATCTGTGCCTTGAtggctttgtttgtttcttttaatttgctTTATGGGTATGTGGTAGtggaaataataaattaatttttaaaatatttatttgaaaaataaaaatatttgtaaagagtatAAAATAGCGTGTTATTTAAATGGTTAACTATAAagtcaagaatatgaagggaggaAAGATCAGGCCAAAGAAGGCTATAGATTAGGAGAAAAAGGAGGTGTAGAAGTCAAGATGagaacaaaaaaatgagaaaagaaggcaAAGACAGAacaaggagagggggaaagattaAATATTATAATCCAAGAGGATAGTTTCAAAGCTCTAGGTTACAGAAATAGAGCACTCTGGAGAGATGattagaaaggagggagagtgaaATATAGGTCAATAGTGGCTACAATAAGGTTCAGTATATTGGGCTATAGACAGTTGAATTGCAAAGTAAACTTCCAAAGAAGAGATACTGTTGAATAATGTTGAAAGACAGAAATCTTCAAGGTAGCAATGAACAAGAAAAATTCACATTCCTCCAAACCCAATGTATTAGAATAATGAGGGGCATAAGAAAGGTCCGTTTAAAACTGAAGAGGGACAGTTAATTCATTGTCTTCAGAGTTTAGGGGCCATGCATGTAACATAATAGTAAGACTGTTGGGGGAAGAAGTCTATGATGCAGGGAAGTTTGTGAGTAATAGAGTAGAGATTCCAAAGGTAGTACAGCCTGGAATaatgaaaacctgagttcaaatatagcctcaggcagttatta from Trichosurus vulpecula isolate mTriVul1 chromosome 1, mTriVul1.pri, whole genome shotgun sequence includes:
- the LOC118833646 gene encoding 40S ribosomal protein S20-like, which encodes MAFKDTSKTPVEPEVAIHRNRITLTSRNVKSLEKVCADLIRGAKEKNLKVKGRVRMPTKTLWITTRKTPCGEGSKTWDWFQMRIHKSLIDLHSPSEIVKQITSISIEPGVEVEVTIADA